The sequence CTGtctcaattataatttttattcttattttgaaataatcacTTGCTATCATATATAATTTCGTGCTGAtgtggaaatatttttttgaatttgttagattttttttttgtagaatttattttccctttctatCTCTTGAAATCCTAAATATACATTAGATATGGAGGCATACATACATGCTTTCATTGCTTTgaactttttcttaatttgttggTGTTGCTTGCAAGTTTTCATAAGATTGGTCCCATAAATGTCTTGCcattttagtttgtttttctCCCCTTTTAATCTCTTTATATCACTATGTATCTGTTCTCagtaaaatgttaattttttttttgtttctcggTAGCTGCTGAATTTACGGTATTAAAATCCTGTTTTCTTTGTCACATTGTCTGATGGCTTCTATGTTATATGGCAGAATTCGGCTTCTGCATCTTCAGATAAGAAGGGGGAACTTCTCTATTTTTTGCGGCATATCGTGGTTTGTAAAGACTGTTTCTAGGTGGAGATTCATTAATTGACACTAAGGTGCAAGAGAAAAGTGAGTCTAAAGATGGGTTATATATGTGATTTTTGTGGAGACCAGAGATCCATGGTGTACTGCCGCTCTGACGCTGCATGCTTATGTTTGTCTTGTGATCGGAATGTTCATTCTGCTAATGCCCTTTCTAAGCGTCATTCACGCACCCTTTTATGCGAGAGATGCAATTCACAACCTGCCTTTGTAAGGTGTGTTGAAGAGAAGATTTCACTTTGTCAGAATTGCGACTGGTTGGGTCATGGCACCTCTACATCTTCTTCAACACATAAGAGACAAGCAATCAATTGCTACTCTGGCTGCCCTTCAGCGGCAGAACTGTCTTCGATATGGTCATTTGTGTTAGAAATCGCTGCCATAAGTGAGTCTACATGTGAGCAAGAACTAGGCTTAATGAGTATTAATGAGAACAAGTGTGCTGGTGTTCCTCCGGAAGACCAGAATGTGTCTGGTTCAGATGAAGTTACCGATCTACCTGCTTTGAACAAGTCTTTGGTTGGTGCATCTTTGATGCCTGAATCAAGCTCCGAACCTTGTATTCTGGACCAGCCAGCTGGACCTACCAATGAATGTCTGCCAAAGGTATAGTTGGATGTCATAATCACTGTCATCAAGAATAACATCACCGACACTAGGTGTAATGGACTTTCTAACAACTGCATAGGAATGAAATTATAAGTTTGCTAGGGATGAGTGCTTTGCCTCAATTTGTTTGATGGCTTTAAAACTTTGTTTCCATATAGAAGCCTCAGAGTAATGGCAAAATTATTCACTGAATCATATAATTCTTTTGGTTCAATTCTCAAGTTCTGTGGTTGTTTCATTTTCTATATGCTGGATTTAAAGCTACTTGCTTTGGTTACTTTATTGTTTCTTGGTTTAAGGTATGTTTTGGTTTTGCAAAAATAATAGTTTTCCTTATTTATTGGTAGCTTGAACTGAGAACAGAAGCGGGCATATTTATGTGAATTTTCCAACGTTTGTCTTTTTTACTGaaatgatttaacaaaattttaatgttcTACATTAAAATTCTCATAATTTCATCATATTATTTACATTGCTAATTGCTAATATCTCATTTTCAATCTGCAGTTATACTGTCCTGCTACAAAATGCCCTGCCTTATCTGAAGATGATAATCTGTATGATGATTTCAACATGGATGAAGTGGATCTAGATCTTGAGAATTATGAAGAACTTTTTGGTATGGCCCTCAGTCATTCTGAGGAGCTTTTTGAAAATGGTGGAATTGATAGCTTGTTTGGGACAAAAGGCATGTCTGCTGGAGATTCCAATTGTCAGGAAGCTATTGCTGCTGAGGTGCTAAACTCTAGCTATCTTTTGTCTGTGATAATCATGGCTTTTTTTACTAATGGAGCATCACATGTTATGTTCTGTATACTTCATAGATGATGTTCTTGTGTATTCACAAATGTGCATTTGTTTTCTCCTTGATAATCTGGTTTTTCTGAATATTTTAACTATTATCATAGATATTTAGAAATAGGGCCTACGCTCAGCTTCAGTCTCAACTGGGATTTTGAGGCAAGTTGCATTATAAGTGTGCTCCATTGTGATTTTAACTAGCTCCGCACTATTAGATCAATAATTTATGGGCGTGTTtgattctatttttgtttttatgttctTTAAAATTCTACTGCACTCTCTCAAGTTAGTAGTTAGCACACTGTCAGTTTGTAAAGGTAGTTATTGACAGCTGTCATATCTAACTAAGTGTTTCCTAACTAACTGTATTGCAACTAACTTCACAACTCTATAAACAGAGTGTTGTAACTCAGGATTCAATTACCTCAATAATATTTTCTCATTCCTTTtatcttccttcttttctcctttttctatGATCTGAAGAGAGTTCTTATATGATCTATTAGTTTTCTAATATGGTATCTAGAGCTTGGTGAGATCTTCAATGGCTGCAAACAGCACCATGCTCCTTTCCACATCTTCTTTTTCCAATTCCATATCACATAAACTTGATGATTCAAGCTTTCTTCTATGGCGTCAACAAGTTGAGCCTGTTATCAAATCACACAAACTTCAACGATTCGTTGCTAATCCTCAGATTCCGCTTTGATTTCTCTCTGAGGAAGATCGTGAAGTTGGATGTGAAAATCCAGCTTACGAAGCATGGGAACAACAAGATCAGGCTTTATTAACCTGGCTTCAATCCACTCTTTCTACACCAATTCTTTCTCATGTAATGATGTAATCAGTTGAAATCATTCCTATGAAGTCTAGGAGTGCATTCATGATTACTTCTACAAGCAGACAATCGCCACGGCGCATCAGTTGCGCACTCAACTTCGAGCAACGAAACTTGGAAGCTAGTTGATGTGAGAGTTTGTCTCACATCAAAGCACTCACTGATGCTCTTGCTTCAGTAGGAAGCCCTATAATGATTCAAGAGCACGTGGATTCAATTCTTGAAGGTCTTACTCCAGATTATCACCTGATAATTGAGAGCAAGTTTGAACGTTCCAATCGCGCAAGTTGAAGCGCTTCTTCTAGCTCATGAGTCTCATCTGAATAATTTCACTAATCAGGCAGCCTCACCTTCGATTAATTACACTCATGCGCAACTCAGTGAATTTGCATTCTGAAAATTACACTGTGCCAAACAAGTCAAGTTCTCAATCAGATCCTGAAAGTTTTTCTGGTTTTCGCGGTGGTTCTGCGCGCAGTGGCTATAATAAGGGTGGCAGCAGCAACGGTCGTTGTGGTGGTGGCAGTAGTGGCCGTGGTCGCACTGGTGCAGGTTGATTTGCCAATTTCCAATGCCAAGTCTGCTTTAAATTTGGTCATGCTGCAGCTGTTTGTCACTATCGCTATGATCAATATTATCAACCAAATTCTGCCCTATCTCTACATGATCCTATGAGTGCTGATTATTCCTCACACACCTCATCTCAGAGGAATGACACTCAGCATAATGGCAATTTTGGTCAGACTTGTAGTGAACCTCGTCCCTCTAATGTTTATACCAACAATACTTACAAATCTGGAAATACCAGCATGGCAAACCCTAGTGCCAATGCTATGCTGACCAATGCACAGCCTCAGTCCAACTCTACAAACTGAATTCCTGATTCTGGTGCCTCGTTTCATGTCACTGGTGAGTCACAGAACATTCAACAGCTAGAGCCCTCTGAAGGACCAGAACAGATTTTCATAGGAAACGGCCAAGGTCTGAAAATTCACTCTTCTGGTTCTTCCATTTTTACATCACCTTATAATTCTTCTGTCTCTTTATCTCTCAATCATCTCCTGCATGTTCCCACCATAACAAAGAACCTTATATCTGTCAGTAAATTTGCAAAAGATAATTTAGTGTTCTTTGAATTTCATGCTAATTGCTGTGCTGTCAAATCTCAGGTTACCAATGAAGTGTTATTTCAAGGTACTGTTGGTCCTGATGGTTCATACACTTTTCCCAACATCCAGTTTCATTCATCTTCAACTGGTGTTGCTTCATACTGCTTGTCTACTGCTGTCAATTCTGTTAATCCTGCCACTTCTAAAGTCAATTGCCCTTTAGATACTTGTAATAAGATTGACAATTCCCTTGTAACTCCATGTAATGGGTCCAATAGTGTTTGGCATGACAGACTTGGTCATCCAAATAGTCATGTTTTACAGCTTGTTCtcaaacattgttttttttgtcaGCAAAAGTATGCatgtattatataattatatatataaaacagtaCAAGTAGTACTAGATTCTGTACATCCCAGCGTGCAAGTCATCCCAGTGTTCTCAAACATTGTAATATTCCCACCATTAATAAAAATTtgcttgaattttgttcagCTTGTGCTGTTGGAAAATCTCATAGACTTCCCTCTTCCCTTTCTAATTTGGTTCATTCCTTTCCTTTGGAATTAATATATAGTGATCTTTGGGGTCCTTCTCGTGTTCCTTCCACCAATGGTTACCTATACTATATTACTTTTGTTGATTCCTTTTCTAAGTTTACTTGGATCTTTCTTCTTAAAACCAAAGCTGAAACTTTTGCAGTATTCAAAAGATTTAAAGCTATGGCTGAGTTACAATttaacaaatcaaaattttgcaaacagatttgggggggggggggggggggggatgtcATCCATTATCACAGAATCATTTTGTCCCCACATCCATCATCAAAATGGGGTGGTTGAAAGAAAACATCGACATGTGGTTGAACTCGGTCTTACTCCATGCTTCCTTACCTTTAAAGTTTTGGGACTTTGCCTTTCTTACTGCTGTTTACCTCATAAACAGATTACCCACAGCCTCTCTTAATTTCTCTGTACCCTATCATGTTCTCTTCAAGCAATTTCCTGATTACaagtttttaaaaacttttggcTGTTCTTGTTTTCCATTGCTTAGACCCTATAACACTCATAAATTGGACTTTAGGTCTCATGAATGTCTTTTCTTAGGCTATTCTACCTCACATAAAGGTTACAAGTGTCTTTCTCCTAGTGGCAGATTATTCGTGTCTAAAGATGTTCTATTTAATGAGTCTAAATATCCATATTCATTATAgtgaattaagaaaataataaaatgaagttACTCAAAGTCTTGAACAATTTCATTATAACTGATTTACACTCTTCGATAAATTTTAACTGGAGTGGTGATGGTAATAATGGAGTGAGATGAATTGTAAAATGAATAGAAAAAGATCTCTTCTGCCTTTGCATGAGAAATTCTCCGGTGCATTTGAGTAATATTATGCTATGCTTACCTTGTAATTATGCTTTTTAGATAGTGATTAGGCTATAGAATAGAAACTAATTACCCCCTCAATGTCATTTGTTAGCTTCTAATTACCCCCTTGGTTACTCCATTCATTGATTATAATCAAGCTATAAATCAAGTATGCAGCCCACTGCCTGCATACAAAATTTCTCTTAACAATTATCTTTCAACACACACAATATTCTTAATAACTCTtctggaaattgaacaaactGATAATGCAACAGCAAACTGTTAGAATCAGTCTCTAGTATTAGGTTAGGCTTTCAGGAGAGTTGGTCCCTGTCATGGCATCAAAGCCTTTATGACCAAGTGGTCAAGAGTTCAGATAATGTTGCCcctcttcaaaataaaaatgcttCAAGCCCGAGGGTTGGTCCTTGTCAAAAATAATCAAAGTGCTGATGTTAAATACTGATTGCCTGGAATTTGCATAATGTTAaagaaataatacaaaatatcagtttattttcattccttaaatctataatttttatttgaagtgGAACATATATTTTGTTCATCTACATATGGTGCATACATTCAAGTGTTAAGAATGAGATGTTCACTGTACAGTGTGATGCATGCTTACAATGTATTAGTTGCACTGGacatagaattttaatttcttttgtggGGTGTTGTGTTGGTTAACATTTCTTTCGCGGCATACTTATTTTCAGATCTAACTTTATGTCTAGGGGTCGTCGGTTGGACAGGTCAATGCAATGCAACCAGCTTGCAGCAATGCAGCGTCTGCAGATTCCATTTTGAGTACTAAAACTGAACCAATTCTTTGTTTTACTGGAAGGCAAACTCAATCAAACCTTTCTTTTTCTGGTGTTACTGGAGAGAGTAGTGCTGGAGACTATCAAGACTGTGGGGCTTCTTCAATGCTTCTCATGGGAGAACCTCCTTGGTTTGCTCCTTGTCCGGAGAATTCCCTACAATCCGCCAACCGTAGTAATGCTGTCATGCGGTacaaggaaaagaagaagacaCGGATGTAAGTGACTGCgataatact comes from Glycine soja cultivar W05 chromosome 20, ASM419377v2, whole genome shotgun sequence and encodes:
- the LOC114402692 gene encoding zinc finger protein CONSTANS-LIKE 9-like; its protein translation is MGYICDFCGDQRSMVYCRSDAACLCLSCDRNVHSANALSKRHSRTLLCERCNSQPAFVRCVEEKISLCQNCDWLGHGTSTSSSTHKRQAINCYSGCPSAAELSSIWSFVLEIAAISESTCEQELGLMSINENKCAGVPPEDQNVSGSDEVTDLPALNKSLVGASLMPESSSEPCILDQPAGPTNECLPKLYCPATKCPALSEDDNLYDDFNMDEVDLDLENYEELFGMALSHSEELFENGGIDSLFGTKGMSAGDSNCQEAIAAEGSSVGQVNAMQPACSNAASADSILSTKTEPILCFTGRQTQSNLSFSGVTGESSAGDYQDCGASSMLLMGEPPWFAPCPENSLQSANRSNAVMRYKEKKKTRMFDKKVRYASRKARADVRRRVKGRFVKAGDVYDYDPLSTTRSC